One Mycolicibacterium crocinum DNA window includes the following coding sequences:
- a CDS encoding MmpS family transport accessory protein, whose protein sequence is MSDKKRRQRLVQWPRVALTTGGVVLAAAATTFVVRTGDAASITADSGATPTRTVVAIPGPRTSTPPPAPVTVTVPGLPLETPVRVTPPGAAAAPLAQVQVDSAEIVYTVAGNQRPDDPVTITYADEAGALRTVENVSLPWRLTVVPTVPVNYVTASSNGSQLNCWITDARGATVAASTDNTISATCNR, encoded by the coding sequence TGAGCGACAAGAAGCGCCGACAGCGGCTGGTCCAGTGGCCTCGCGTGGCGCTGACCACCGGCGGTGTCGTGCTCGCCGCCGCGGCGACGACGTTCGTCGTGCGCACCGGTGACGCCGCGAGCATCACCGCGGACTCCGGCGCCACCCCGACCCGGACGGTCGTGGCCATTCCCGGCCCCCGGACGTCGACGCCACCGCCGGCGCCGGTCACCGTCACGGTCCCGGGCCTGCCCCTGGAAACGCCGGTCCGGGTCACCCCGCCCGGCGCGGCCGCCGCACCCTTGGCGCAGGTGCAGGTCGATTCCGCCGAGATCGTCTACACCGTCGCGGGCAACCAGCGCCCCGACGATCCGGTGACGATCACCTACGCCGACGAGGCCGGCGCCCTGCGCACCGTCGAGAACGTCTCACTGCCCTGGCGATTGACCGTCGTCCCGACCGTGCCGGTGAACTACGTGACGGCCAGCAGCAACGGAAGTCAGCTGAACTGCTGGATCACCGATGCGCGCGGCGCGACCGTGGCCGCCTCGACCGATAACACGATCTCGGCGACCTGCAACCGTTAA
- a CDS encoding ferritin-like fold-containing protein encodes MTAPQPAADSPARITADHPGVNELFALLAYGEVAAFYRLTDEARMAPDLRGRINMASMAAAEMAHYELLREALEARGVDVVPAMTRYASALENYHRLTTPSTWLEALVKTYVGDALAADFYLEIADVLPDEVAGVVRGVLSETGHSQFVVAEVRKAVTSSGRQRSRLALWSRRLLGEAITQAQYVLAERDELVDLVLAGPGGLGQVADFFDRLQRTHAERMGELGLA; translated from the coding sequence CGCCGCGGACTCACCGGCGCGGATCACCGCCGACCATCCCGGTGTCAATGAGTTGTTCGCGCTGTTGGCCTACGGCGAGGTGGCGGCCTTCTACCGGCTGACCGACGAGGCGCGGATGGCTCCCGACCTGCGGGGCCGGATCAATATGGCCAGCATGGCCGCCGCCGAGATGGCGCATTATGAGCTGCTGCGCGAGGCGCTGGAGGCGCGCGGTGTCGACGTCGTCCCGGCGATGACGCGCTACGCCTCGGCGTTGGAGAATTACCACCGCCTGACGACGCCGAGCACCTGGCTGGAGGCGTTGGTCAAGACCTATGTCGGCGATGCGCTGGCGGCCGATTTCTACCTGGAGATCGCCGACGTGCTGCCCGACGAGGTCGCCGGCGTGGTGCGCGGCGTGCTATCGGAGACCGGTCACTCGCAGTTTGTGGTCGCCGAAGTCCGCAAGGCCGTGACCAGCAGTGGACGGCAGCGCAGCCGATTGGCGCTGTGGTCGCGCCGGCTGCTCGGCGAGGCGATCACGCAGGCTCAGTACGTGCTCGCCGAGCGCGATGAACTGGTCGACCTGGTGCTGGCCGGTCCGGGTGGGCTCGGGCAGGTCGCCGACTTCTTCGACCGCCTGCAGCGCACGCACGCCGAGCGGATGGGCGAGCTGGGGCTCGCTTAA